TGGTTGGCTTGATCTAACCAGGTTTTAGTTAGTGGCTGTGTGCACTAACCAGTGTATTACCAGGGATCCTTGATTAAATCAGGGCGGAGATGAAGTATTATGATGGCACAGATGAAACCAGCCCGCTGTctgtgagtgaattctgactcacagtgaccctctgtagggtttcccaaactaaatctttacaggaacagacatccttatctttattccagtgagtagctggtgggtttgaacttctaatattgtgggtttacaccaccatgctaccagggctccttgataagTCTAAAGGATCctgaatttatgaattatcagaaTTATTCTCTATTATAATTTTTTAAGATATACAGGTTTTCTGTAATCAAAGGTTTTTTCACATTCCTTATTCCATGCAAAATCTCTGATGCTGAACTCTAAAATGCAAATATACACTCATATTTACATCGATAAGACGTCTTTAATAGCAAGTGAGCGACCACATATTTTCTACGTAAACTACAGACAATTCATAGGAAAGCCTATGAGCCATGATTAAAATTCATTTCACATTACTTATATTCAAAAGCTTTTTCACAGGTATGAACTCTCTGATGGTGAGCTAGTTGTGAACCACGAGTAAAAGTTTTTCCACACTTCTCGCACTGATACAGCTTCTCGCCAGTATGAACTCTCTGGTGTCGAGACAGATGAGATCTCTGAGTAAAGGCCTTTTGACATTCTTCACATTCATAAGGCTTCTCACCAGTATGAATTCTCTGATGGAGAGTCAGTTGAGAGCCATGACTAAAAGCCTTCCCACACTCATTGCAATTATAGGGCTTTTCTCCAGTGTGAATTCGTTGGTGTTGAGTAAGTTGTGAACGACGAACAAAGGCCTTCCCACATTCATTACATTGGTATGGTTTCTCACCAGTATGAATTCTCTGATGTTGTACAAGGAGTAAGCCTCGAGCAAAGGCCTTCCCACAATCTTCACAAACATAAGGTTTCTCACCTGTATGCAGTCTTTGATGTTGGGAAAGATGTGAACTCTGAGTGAAAGCCATTTTACAGTCTTTACACTTATAGGGCTTCTCACCGGTGTGAATTCTCTGGTGTTGGGTGAGCTGTGAGCTTCGAGTGAAAGCcttcccacattctttacattcataaggcttctCACCAGTATGGATTCGCTCATGTTGAGTAAGTTCTGAAGCACGATTAAAATTCTTGCCACATACATTACATTCGTAGGGTTTCTCACCAGTATGAATCCGCTTATGTCGGGTAAGAAGTGAGCCACGATTGAAGGCCTTTCCACATTCTTTACATTGATAAGGTTTCTCACCAGTGTGAATTCTCTGGTGTTGAGTAAGTTGTGAGCCATGACAAAaggttttcccacattccttGCATTCAAAGGGCTTCTCAGTACTATGAACAATCATGTGTTGCCTAAGTTGTGACCCACGGAGAAAGGCCTTCCCACATTGCTCACATTGATAGGGTTTTTCACCAGTGTGAATCCTCTGATGTTGCATAAGTAATGAGCCTCGAATAAAGGCCTTTccgcattccttacattcataaggttttTCCCCTTTATGAATTTTCTGATGTTGGGAAAGCTGTGAGCCACAAATAAAagccttcccacattccttacatttatAGGGTCTCTCGCCTGTATGAATTCTCTTATGGAGAACAAGTTGTGAAAGCTGAGTAAAGACCTTTGTACACTCTTTACATTCATAAAGTTTCTCACCCGTATGAAGTCTCTGGTGCAGAGTAAGTTGTGAGTTCTGAGGGAAGGCCTTTCCACAGTCTTCACATCTATAAGGTTTCTCACCAGTATGAACTTTATGATGACGGGAGAGTTGTGAGCTACgggtaaaggctttcccacattcttcaCATTTATatggtttttctccagtatgaattctatGATGCAAAATAAGTTGTGACCTCTGAgtaaagcttttgccacattccttACACGCATATGGTTTTTCACCAGTATGAAGTCTCTGATGAAGACTGAGCTGAGAGTCACGGCTGAAGGCCTTTCCACATTGCTTACATTCATAGGGTTTTTCACCAGTGTGAATACTGTGGTGTTGAGTAAGGTGTGAAGCTCGTTTAAAGGATTTTCCGCATTCCTTACATTTATAGGGTTTCTCAgaaaaaccttggtttttactttGGGGATGTTGAGATAAGTCAGTATGCTGGTTGCATATGgacattttttcatatattatcaTCCCTTCCCTGAAATATTCTTGATTTCTTTATGACCTCTGCAAAAAGCCATTAATTTGAAAATAGTTTTTGGAAGTGGACCTGCCAAGATCACAGCTGTAAAGCTTGCCAGTCTTTTTAAGTCGCTTCATAAATGTCCTTTTTGGGAGGTAAGTGCTTGCTCACACATCCTGAAGAAAAGTctgaaagatgaaagaaaataattGTCATTTCAGTAAAAACAGAATTTCtgacaatatgaaaataatacccATAATATACATAAGGCTTACatcaaattgttttaaaatttttgtttactATGACCCATAGTAATATTTATTTTTCAGATAACAACCCAGTACATATCTATAGTTTTACAAAATATCAGCCCTACTTTTATTCTCGCCTTTTCCTCTTCTATATATACTCGACAGTTGTGGCAGTTAAATAATCTCATGTCAAAGGGATggagtgtgggcatggctttctccttgggattctgggaactcctgttttcatccatggaggtgggacacacactctctgcttcatcttcctgctgacaagccacacagaGGTGTGCTAGTGCAGTcaaagccctggaactggaggagccacatggaaattcatgccagtgctgagatgcttttaccaccactggatccataagaccttcctcccactggcctgtgatcttcctgcattcagcatcattgcatatgtcaaTACACATGAGcgtaaagaggaatgtatgggctagtattgacatatgggataatagcgGACTTAGGGGCGTGATCTGAACTGGGATGGGCTgttttttcttaatgtataattgctgtttgatataaagttctctcttacaaacGCGTgtctttggatttatttctctagtcaacgcagactaacacaatagtcaAAATATATCCAGTTGGTTTCATGCTCTAGTAATGTGTTGCCACCTgctttggaattttaaaatgcttAAAATGATCTCATATAATAACATGTAAAGAACATATGAAAAACCAGAGAATTATAAAAGTTTATCTGAGAACTTACAGGAAGAGATGAACAAAATGTTTTAAGTCCACGGTGGGGAACAAAATAACTTGGGGACCATGTTAAAATCAGATGCCCAAATAACACTCCAGGACTAATTGTATATGACTctaatgattaaacaagaaaaagaaaatataaatttctaGTATTAATCGTGGAACTCTCCCAACTGATTTTGATCCAAATTTAGAGTATCAACTTAAAAATGTTAAACATTTTCCAAATTACGCTTGATAGATACAAACTCTGTTCCATGACTAGGACAAAGTCCTCTATTATCTGTACCCTTTTCCCTCATGAAACACTCTTGGGTTTGCTCATAGGGACTTTTCTAAGTTAAGGCTACCCAGAAGCTATTCCTCTTTCAAATGTACCATATAAGACTTTATTAAAACTATTATCTTTCAGGTATCAATTTAAAAAGTCAGAAACATAAATatgaaatacccacttttgatgACAGAAGACTAGATAGTTTATACCAACTTTCCTGGTAAGAAGAATGacagaaaatggggaaaaaatcTAAACATCACCTGACTAGAATTAGTGGAAAATAATATTgcaaaaagtaaaatgaaatccttgacaacttcaagtttttcaccatttatcatgatgttacttagtcTTCCAGCTGTgagagttttggttttctttacgttgaggtGTGATTCATACTAAAGGTTTGATATGCATCGGTAATTGCTTGAAGTCTCCCACACAtctggcaagcaaggttgtatcctttgtatatcacagattgttagtgAGTCTTCTTCCTATTCTGAAgccattttcttcttcatatagtccagcttcttgcatTATGTGCTTAACACAGCGAGTGAGTAAGTACAATGAAAGGACACGGTCCTGATGCACACCTGTTAAGCAATGCAGCAATCCCTTGCTCGGCttaaacaactgcctctttttttgggagtggggtgggggggtgtctatgtacaggttctttaGGAGCACAACTAAGTTTTCTGAAATGCTCATGTTTTGAAATGTTATCtacaagttgctatgagtcacatagtcgaatgcctttgcataatcgatATAACAAGTACAATCAAAGAGATGGAAATAGGTCAATAGTTTCCATAGACAGTggctgttggggggggggcggaacaAAATAGAGCTAGGGAATGTGGCAAGTGGAGAACTTTGTTACACTATGACTTTGTTAAAAGATACACTTGGTTTTTGTAACTggtattttattggttgttttgagatCAGGAGACATTATGAGCAATTTATACAcaattcttttcttaaaaaacattttattaggggctcata
The sequence above is drawn from the Tenrec ecaudatus isolate mTenEca1 chromosome 18, mTenEca1.hap1, whole genome shotgun sequence genome and encodes:
- the LOC142432064 gene encoding uncharacterized protein LOC142432064 is translated as MIIYEKMSICNQHTDLSQHPQSKNQGFSEKPYKCKECGKSFKRASHLTQHHSIHTGEKPYECKQCGKAFSRDSQLSLHQRLHTGEKPYACKECGKSFTQRSQLILHHRIHTGEKPYKCEECGKAFTRSSQLSRHHKVHTGEKPYRCEDCGKAFPQNSQLTLHQRLHTGEKLYECKECTKVFTQLSQLVLHKRIHTGERPYKCKECGKAFICGSQLSQHQKIHKGEKPYECKECGKAFIRGSLLMQHQRIHTGEKPYQCEQCGKAFLRGSQLRQHMIVHSTEKPFECKECGKTFCHGSQLTQHQRIHTGEKPYQCKECGKAFNRGSLLTRHKRIHTGEKPYECNVCGKNFNRASELTQHERIHTGEKPYECKECGKAFTRSSQLTQHQRIHTGEKPYKCKDCKMAFTQSSHLSQHQRLHTGEKPYVCEDCGKAFARGLLLVQHQRIHTGEKPYQCNECGKAFVRRSQLTQHQRIHTGEKPYNCNECGKAFSHGSQLTLHQRIHTGEKPYECEECQKAFTQRSHLSRHQRVHTGEKLYQCEKCGKTFTRGSQLAHHQRVHTCEKAFEYK